A genomic window from Silene latifolia isolate original U9 population chromosome Y, ASM4854445v1, whole genome shotgun sequence includes:
- the LOC141627427 gene encoding uncharacterized protein LOC141627427 isoform X2, protein MDKKSNRTDLLAAGRKKLQQYRKKKDSKGKDGKGASQSQHKDADLNVVDNLNAEFSQHSESRPLHQDAVEVLAHSAGSSADLPVSDGHIDQPRSELVVPEISSHGPTGEGDGQTDKHQVEIGSYTVAAEEERLQEADQVSNEADSYGPTYHDQKDNLELLTVFERGFDVSSVGINDSEINHNILGDSVPVEAMGVPAEAFTDNPSNVNQLGFDVMAGLSNERVPDQQANLEDENQTDSDRKVSIECENVPQPEACTDIEVERPESMSKPTVVDSADEKDISSWGERQSLDLVQLAEVLRKLPEGDFRYLIQSRKTADHVNLDVSQTVTADLPQTLQEQLYLSNISKDFFHLQLLEQHKQLLGSDHKHRLVFDETSVLSRSLINLEQNNKILAAELSQCRSELEAAVSEKMEFQDLYHSAKEEAMGFSATVHELRIKLDEAMSRLSIVSADSDHGNTQLAALHQEIEELKGNLASATDERIKFEEENLILFQEKEVLSRDLVDYRLQLTALQQENSDVNRNLAAMNEEHIKQKDHEEFLIQEIERLSAELVYFQDKLSVQHQENLVLVQDKEVLSDDLVDCRHQLMTLQHENNDLSRSLPAMNGEHKKQIDHDESVIEEIERLSVELVVFQDNFLIQHQKNGQFEVYLGEALSQIEQLAEENIILQSSLEIYKAKISEADGRHIHISSAGMGSVAHTKLADGCSSEEISAKDDAETVIPSIIRDPKDVCDSTEVNELSPDFHNGTRVVVMKGCLEEAENLMHKLENATDEMHSHSVTLSRSISRNATPGVSKLIQAFESKVNVDNPDPEINPSTDNLVPSDPYLVAKGQISHLRCVLKTLAQHVELADAFFSNEKIRCNAADVSRRELEVEIESLKGICNNLEVRNIELEVLCGAMNQHAHDGEANKIHLENLLDALNREYGAQKLQSVELHDKLATSNSRISEMQVLLKEIRSSSDGVVSTVYDEIETLQREMKQNIFSVERVWKSTLSQIHPAVEKLDAVTGSADKYPPPSESNDSAILDHLLFSLCAACEVIEKLTSKVEAYETLSSSYTQVTEKLHCVDEERRLALDLVKKVSADLVKLLDNSPEHVNDSGFLPLNSNQHDPFEADYYEVVVSKVGSLVGDLHELKESNKKLYSDLLNRTSEIEELNKYCLDSGAVLKLVLDVKEVLKLQDTDMDLDNTPFVLLQSSVLLLTQKFKEAEERVCSLTEECNSRVIELAKMQDNIEQLNTLNLENENEMLILKESLSQAKNASDVIHAELLEKNKELEQSEQRVASVREKLSIAVAKGKGLVVQRDGLKHSLAEMSNELERCSQELLLKDSRILEIEEKLKSYSEAGERMEALESELTYIRNSATALRESFLMKDSALQKIEEIMEDLDLPDHFHSKDIVEKVDWLAKSAAGNSFMHADWDQISSVGGGSYSDAGLVATDGAKEDVQPTLNPVDDLRRQYDELQTKFYELAEQNDMLEQSLMERNVLVQRWEEILDRINTPPQIRSMEPEERIHWLGTALSEADHHMRSLQQKIEKLEDYCELLSGDLDESQRRISELEMSLNAIVQEKDSALSVADEAMKSYQQKIFSLENYSGSLSSQLEDSEKRISEFESSLQEVLHDKEILSSNLVALTFDHELALHTVAQYEHDLDRLRKDIEMLQGSQIEKLKNDNYIQQVESELRRLQGMILEVLQDSPTEDGLSDVSDVEYLEKLIRKLMTHDSGVVTESHASKEVVQDSVSEHNVNAVTVREVENADVPINTVVNMDESTLRSTVLEGQDVADLRTELAEALDEVARVREEKDEFFKKYQSMAIKLETLDNNKDELQELLNQEEQKSVSLREKLNLAVRKGKSLVQQRDGLKQNIEQATNEIDRLKSEINLRDNSLLECGQKISDLSLQIETCKAFEAENMSLKNRLLEAEQFLQQNGHTLSMLVNKLGEFDTGVEVDAHDPLLKLEGIGKMCSELHATTASFEQEARKSKRAAKLLLAELNEVQERNDGLQEDLARTHNEISILSRERDLADSAKVEALSHLAKFSDEQKLHLTEMKRLKFSISEVKKVLFDVSNVADDAFAKSLVLLNDVNARVESCLERVGAQLVATKDYGGLVSANKRFKDFWSRNSMWSNEVQDEVDDSIGFEVSKAAEQHLKQLTEAIGEFKDRVHSRSMSLRTEVDQFNDAVTTMLGVVDSQRNSLELVKGQKIHLESIMNERDMEGAVLRKSLSLLYEACCSSITEIKNRKAQLNGQSLASADFSVNLPSLPSFEGGFFYGSSLSSSEECIKALTEILIEAVKDFVHIESEDRESRTKEMRSIVLDLQKELQEKDIQRERICMELVGQIKEAESTAANYSRDLRSANEYAHELESKMETMGKEQTLLEQRIVELQREHVSSIELGEKVKAMNTIVAAKEQEIETLMQALDEEENQMEALRSKVEELESTLQQKNSELEHVEAYRAKAAKKLSITVSKFDELHRMSEGLLSEIEGLQSQLQDRDSEISFLRQEVTRCTNDALEASKMSKEQSYADLHEFLAWLDITLSHVLMRDAHDGDDISKNYAQCKENLQKDITSIISELEDSRIAAQNKDALLQAERNKVDELSRRKVALELSLNEKDLHLNSLQGAGISGLGTSEIVELEPMANKWTAPVASSTSQVRNWRKTNSDQVSIAIDTDAATSGRFEDEDDDKVHGFKSLTTSRFVPKFTRPVSDMMDGLWVSCDRALMRQPAFRLGIMFYWVLLHAMLASIMI, encoded by the exons AG CTTCAGCAATACCGTAAGAAAAAGGATAGTAAAGGTAAAGATGGGAAGGGCGCTAGTCAATCTCAACATAAGGATGCTGACCTCAATGTAGTTGATAACTTGAATGCCGAATTCTCACAACATTCTGAATCACGTCCCTTGCACCAGGATGCTGTGGAGGTTTTGGCTCATTCTGCAGGCTCATCTGCTGACTTACCTGTTTCGGATGGTCATATTGATCAGCCAAGATCAGAGCTTGTTGTGCCAGAGATCAGCTCTCATGGTCCCACCGGTGAAGGGGATGGTCAGACGGATAAACATCAAGTTGAAATAGGCTCTTATACAGTTGCTGCTGAAGAAGAGAGGCTGCAGGAGGCAGATCAGGTATCAAAC GAAGCCGACAGTTATGGTCCGACATACCATGATCAGAAAGATAATCTGGAGCTGTTGACAGTATTTGAGCGGGGCTTTGACGTATCTTCTGTTGGCATCAATGATTCTGAAATAAATCATAATATACTCGGGGATTCTGTTCCTGTTGAGGCAATGGGTGTGCCTGCTGAAGCTTTTACAGATAATCCTTCTAATGTAAATCAGCTAGGATTTGATGTGATGGCCGGGTTATCAAACGAGAGGGTGCCTGATCAACAAGCAAATCTCGAGGATGAAAATCAAACTGATTCAGATAGGAAAGTTTCTATTGAATGTGAAAATGTACCTCAGCCTGAGGCTTGTACTGATATTGAGGTTGAACGTCCAGAAAGTATGTCTAAACCGACTGTTGTAGATTCTGCTGACGAGAAAGACATATCTTCATGGGGAGAAAGGCAATCTTTAGACCTGGTTCAACTTGCTGAGGTGCTAAGGAAACTGCCTGAAGGTGATTTTAGATATCTGATACAGTCGAGAAAAACAGCAGATCATGTTAATCTTGATGTTTCCCAAACTGTTACGGCTGATCTTCCTCAGACACTCCAGGAGCAACTTTATCTTTCAAACATCTCAAAAGATTTTTTCCACTTGCAACTCCTCGAGCAGCATAAACAACTCCTCGGTTCTGATCACAAACACcgtttggtgtttgatgaaacaTCTGTGCTTAGCAGATCCCTTATAAATCTTGAGCAAAATAACAAAATCCTTGCTGCTGAGCTTTCTCAGTGTAGATCTGAGCTGGAGGCTGCTGTCAGTGAGAAAATGGAATTTCAGGACCTATATCATTCTGCAAAGGAAGAAGCGATGGGATTTTCTGCTACAGTTCACGAGCTTAGAATAAAATTGGATGAAGCGATGAGTCGCTTGTCCATTGTTTCTGCAGACTCTGACCATGGCAATACTCAATTGGCTGCTTTACATCAGGAAATTGAAGAATTGAAAGGAAACCTTGCTTCTGCAACTGATGAGAGGATAAAGTTTGAGGAGGAAAACTTGATTCTTTTTCAAGAGAAAGAAGTGCTTTCAAGAGACTTGGTGGATTACAGGCTTCAATTGACGGCATTGCAACAGGAAAATTCTGATGTGAACAGGAACCTTGCAGCTATGAATGAGGAGCATATTAAGCAGAAGGACCATGAGGAGTTCCTTATTCAGGAGATTGAGCGGCTATCGGCAGAGCTTGTTTATTTCCAAGATAAGCTGTCGGTACAACACCAAGAAAATTTGGTTCTTGTTCAAGACAAAGAGGTGCTCTCAGATGACTTGGTAGATTGCAGGCATCAGTTGATGACATTGCAACATGAAAATAATGATTTGAGTAGAAGCCTTCCAGCTATGAATGGTGAGCATAAGAAGCAGATAGACCATGACGAGTCTGTCATTGAGGAGATTGAACGCCTTTCAGTAGAGCTTGTTGTTTTTCAAGATAATTTTTTGATACAGCACCAGAAAAACGGGCAGTTTGAAGTTTATTTAGGAGAAGCATTGTCTCAAATTGAACAACTGGCCGAGGAGAATATTATTCTTCAAAGCAGCTTGGAAATCTACAAAGCGAAGATATCTGAGGCTGATGGCCGGCACATTCATATTTCATCTGCTGGAATGGGATCTGTAGCTCATACGAAATTAGCTGATGGTTGCAGCTCTGAGGAAATTTCTGCTAAAGATGATGCTGAAACTGTGATTCCATCGATCATCCGTGATCCTAAAGATGTCTGTGATAGTACAGAAGTTAATGAGCTGAGTCCAGATTTCCATAATGGTACTAGAGTTGTAGTGATGAAGGGTTGCTTGGAAGAAGCTGAGAATTTGATGCATAAACTTGAAAATGCTACAGACGAAATGCATTCTCACTCGGTAACCCTTAGTCGCTCTATAAGTAGAAATGCAACTCCTGGTGTTTCAAAACTGAttcaagcttttgaatcaaaagTCAACGTTGACAATCCAGACCCTGAAATAAATCCCTCAACTGACAATCTGGTTCCTTCTGATCCCTATCTGGTGGCAAAGGGACAAATTAGCCACTTAAGATGTGTGCTTAAGACACTTGCTCAGCATGTAGAACTTGCGGATGCATTTTTCTCGAATGAAAAAATTCGGTGTAATGCAGCTGATGTTTCTCGTCGGGAGCTTGAGGTTGAAATTGAATCATTGAAGGGAATATGTAATAATCTTGAAGTGAGGAACATCGAGCTTGAAGTTCTTTGTGGAGCTATGAATCAGCATGCACATGATGGTGAAGCAAACAAAATTCATCTTGAAAATCTTCTAGATGCCTTGAACCGAGAATATGGGGCACAAAAATTGCAAAGTGTTGAGCTCCATGACAAGTTGGCCACCAGTAATTCTAGAATCAGTGAGATGCAGGTTCTTCTGAAAGAAATTCGAAGCAGCTCTGATGGAGTGGTTTCGACTGTCTATGATGAAATTGAAACTCTGCAACGCGAAATGAAACAGAATATTTTTTCAGTTGAGAGAGTATGGAAATCTACTCTTTCACAGATTCATCCAGCAGTTGAGAAGCTTGATGCTGTGACTGGTTCTGCAGATAAATACCCTCCTCCAAGTGAGTCTAATGACTCAGCTATTCTTGATCACTTATTGTTTTCTCTCTGTGCTGCCTGTGAAGTTATTGAAAAACTGACATCAAAAGTCGAAGCTTATGAAACACTTTCTTCTTCATATACGCAAGTAACGGAGAAGCTTCATTGTGTAGATGAAGAACGTCGTTTAGCCCTTGATTTGGTGAAAAAGGTTTCTGCTGATCTTGTAAAATTGCTAGATAACTCTCCCGAGCACGTAAATGACAGTGGGTTTCTTCCATTGAATAGCAATCAACATGATCCATTCGAAGCTGATTACTATGAGGTTGTTGTTTCAAAAGTGGGCAGTTTAGTCGGTGACCTGCATGAGCTGAAGGAATCAAACAAAAAGTTATACTCTGACTTGTTGAACAGAACAAGTGAGATTGAGGAACTGAACAAATATTGTCTGGATAGTGGTGCAGTATTGAAGCTTGTATTGGATGTCAAAGAAGTACTGAAGTTACAAGATACTGATATGGATTTGGATAACACACCTTTTGTACTTTTGCAGTCCTCGGTCTTGTTGCTCACGCAGAAATTTAAGGAGGCAGAAGAGCGGGTCTGCTCATTGACTGAAGAATGCAACTCTAGGGTGATTGAATTAGCTAAGATGCAAGACAATATTGAGCAGCTGAACACTTTGAATCTTGAGAATGAGAATGAGATGCTTATTCTGAAAGAAAGCTTGAGCCAGGCAAAGAATGCTAGTGATGTTATCCACGCAGAGTTGCTCGAGAAAAATAAGGAACTTGAGCAGTCAGAGCAGCGAGTTGCTTCTGTTAGAGAAAAACTCAGCATCGCTGTCGCAAAAGGCAAAGGCTTGGTGGTTCAACGTGACGGTCTTAAACATTCTCTGGCTGAGATGTCTAACGAGTTGGAGAGATGTTCACAGGAGTTACTTTTGAAAGATTCTAGGATCCTTGAAATCGAAGAGAAACTGAAGTCTTATTCTGAGGCTGGTGAACGAATGGAAGCTCTGGAGTCTGAGCTCACATACATCCGTAACTCTGCTACAGCACTGAGAGAATCATTTCTGATGAAGGATTCTGCTCTTCAGAAAATTGAAGAGATCATGGAAGATCTTGATCTCCCTGATCATTTTCATTCTAAAGACATTGTTGAGAAGGTTGATTGGTTAGCTAAGTCTGCTGCTGGTAATTCGTTCATGCATGCCGATTGGGACCAAATAAGTTCTGTCGGGGGAGGGTCGTACTCAGATGCTGGGCTTGTTGCTACGGATGGAGCAAAGGAAGACGTTCAACCTACCTTAAATCCTGTGGATGATTTGAGGAGACAATATGATGAGCTGCAAACAAAGTTTTATGAATTAGCTGAACAAAATGACATGCTGGAGCAATCATTGATGGAAAGAAATGTTTTGGTGCAGAGGTGGGAGGAGATTTTGGATAGAATCAATACACCTCCGCAGATACGATCCATGGAGCCAGAAGAAAGAATTCACTGGTTGGGAACTGCCTTGTCAGAGGCTGACCACCACATGAGATCACTACAGCAGAAAATCGAAAAGCTTGAGGATTATTGCGAGTTGCTTTCAGGTGATTTGGACGAATCACAGAGAAGGATATCTGAGCTAGAAATGTCTCTCAACGCAATTGTTCAGGAGAAGGACAGTGCATTGTCAGTAGCTGATGAAGCTATGAAATCTTATCAACAGAAGATATTTAGCCTTGAAAATTATTCTGGGTCATTGTCTTCTCAATTGGAAGATTCAGAAAAAAGAATATCTGAATTTGAATCTTCTTTGCAAGAAGTTCTTCATGATAAAGAGATTCTTTCCAGTAACTTAGTGGCTTTGACTTTCGATCATGAGCTAGCCTTGCATACTGTTGCTCAATATGAACATGATCTTGATAGATTGCGAAAGGATATTGAAATGTTGCAGGGAAGTCAGATAGAGAagctcaaaaatgataattatattCAACAGGTAGAGAGTGAGTTGAGGAGATTACAAGGAATGATTCTTGAGGTACTCCAAGATTCTCCGACAGAAGATGGTTTATCTGATGTGAGTGATGTCGAATACCTGGAAAAGTTGATCAGGAAACTCATGACTCATGACAGTGGAGTTGTAACAGAAAGTCATGCTTCAAAGGAAGTTGTCCAGGACTCTGTCTCTGAACATAATGTAAATGCAGTAACAGTGAGAGAGGTGGAAAATGCGGATGTTCCTATCAACACTGTTGTCAATATGGATGAGTCCACATTGAGGAGCACGGTACTTGAGGGTCAGGATGTAGCAGATCTAAGAACAGAGCTTGCTGAGGCTTTAGATGAAGTAGCACGTGTTAGAGAAGAAAAAGATGAATTTTTCAAGAAGTATCAATCTATGGCGATTAAGCTTGAGACATTAGATAATAACAAGGATGAACTTCAGGAACTGCTGAATCAGGAAGAACAGAAGTCAGTGTCTCTCCGTGAGAAGCTAAATCTTGCAGTTCGGAAAGGCAAGTCACTGGTCCAACAGAGAGATGGTTTGAAACAGAATATTGAACAGGCAACAAATGAAATAGATAGATTGAAATCTGAGATTAATCTTCGGGATAATTCTCTTTTGGAGTGCGGTCAAAAGATAAGTGACCTGTCACTTCAGATAGAAACATGTAAAGCATTTGAAGCCGAAAACATGTCCTTGAAAAATCGTCTGTTAGAAGCAGAACAATTTCTACAGCAGAATGGACATACTTTGAGCATGCTTGTCAATAAACTAGGTGAGTTTGATACTGGTGTTGAGGTTGATGCTCATGATCCACTGCTGAAGCTGGAGGGAATTGGAAAGATGTGCTCTGAACTTCATGCCACCACAGCTTCTTTCGAGCAGGAAGCAAGGAAATCCAAAAGGGCTGCTAAACTTCTGTTAGCTGAGTTGAATGAAGTACAGGAGAGAAATGATGGTTTGCAAGAAGACTTAGCCAGGACCCATAACGAAATCTCTATTCTCTCAAGGGAAAGGGATCTTGCAGATTCTGCCAAAGTTGAAGCCCTTTCTCATCTGGCAAAATTCTCTGATGAACAGAAACTTCACCTTACTGAGATGAAAAGGCTGAAATTCAGTATCAGCGAGGTGAAGAAAGTCTTATTTGATGTGTCTAATGTAGCAGACGATGCATTTGCTAAAAGTTTAGTGCTTCTGAACGATGTCAATGCTCGTGTTGAGTCTTGCTTGGAACGTGTTGGTGCACAACTTGTAGCTACTAaagattatggtggcttggtttctGCGAACAAAAGATTCAAG GATTTTTGGTCGAGAAATTCTATGTGGAGCAATGAAGTTCAAGATGAAGTAGATGATAGTATTGGATTTGAAGTCTCTAAGGCTGCTGAGCAGCATCTTAAACAGTTAACTGAAGCTATTGGTGAATTTAAAGATAGAGTTCACAGCCGCTCTATGTCTTTAAGAACAGAAGTGGACCAGTTCAATGATGCTGTTACCACCATGTTGGGAGTTGTAGACTCTCAAAGAAACTCCTTGGAATTGGTCAAGGGTCAGAAGATTCATCTTGAATCAATCATGAATGAACGAGATATGGAAGGAGCTGTGTTGCGTAAAAGCTTATCTTTGCTTTATGAAGCATGTTGCAGCTCAATAACTGAGATTAAGAACAGAAAAGCCCAGTTGAACGGACAGAGTTTGGCTTCTGCAGATTTTAGTGTCAACTTACCGTCATTGCCATCATTTGAGGGCGGATTTTTTTATGGGTCTTCTCTTTCCTCGTCTGAGGAATGTATAAAAGCTCTTACCGAAATTCTTATAGAGGCTGTAAAAGATTTCGTCCACATTGAAAGCGAGGATAGAGAAAGTCGTACTAAAGAAATGAGAAGTATCGTACTGGATTTGCAGAAGGAGCTTCAGGAGAAGGATATCCAGAGGGAACGGATCTGTATGGAGCTTGTTGGTCAAATCAAAGAAGCTGAGAGTACTGCTGCAAATTATTCTCGTGATTTGAGATCAGCGAATGAATATGCTCATGAATTGGAGAGTAAGATGGAAACAATGGGGAAGGAACAGACCTTGTTGGAGCAGAGGATAGTAGAATTACAGCGGGAACATGTCAGTTCCATTGAGTTAGGAGAGAAAGTTAAGGCAATGAATACTATAGTGGCTGCCAAAGAACAAG aAATCGAGACTCTGATGCAAGCACTAGATGAAGAGGAGAATCAGATGGAAGCCCTGAGAAGCAAGGTTGAGGAGTTGGAAAGCACGTTGCAGCAAAAAAACTCAGAGTTGGAGCATGTAGAAGCTTATCGTGCCAAGGCTGCGAAAAAGCTCTCTATTACTGTGAGCAAATTTGATGAGCTGCACCGAATGTCTGAAGGTCTCCTTTCGGAAATTGAAGGTCTTCAATCACAGTTACAAGACCGTGATTCTGAAATTTCTTTTCTTAGGCAAGAGGTCACCAGATGCACGAACGATGCTTTAGAAGCTTCGAAGATGTCGAAGGAGCAAAGTTATGCTGATCTTCACGAGTTTTTGGCATGGTTAGATATAACCCTGTCTCATGTTTTGATGCGTGACGCCCATGATGGCGATGATATTAGTAAGAATTATGCTCAATGCAAGGAGAACCTTCAAAAAGACATCACGTCCATAATATCTGAACTGGAAGACTCACGGATAGCAGCACAGAATAAGGATGCATTGTTACAAGCTGAAAGAAATAAGGTGGATGAGTTATCACGACGAAAAGTAGCTCTGGAATTATCGCTAAATGAAAAGGACCTACATTTAAATTCACTTCAAGGTGCTGGGATTTCTGGGTTAGGAACCTCAGAAATCGTTGAGCTTGAACCAATG